CTCAGGCTCGGGTGCCGCCTCGACGACCGGAGGCGCCTCGGCAGGCGCAGGCTCGACGACGGGCGCCGGCGCGGCGACAGCCTCGACCGGTGCAACGGCTTCAACCTTCTCGGCCGGAGCCTGATCTTGCGCCGCAGCAGCCGTCGCCTCGACTGCCGTCGCTTCGCCACCTGCGGTGTCATCGCGCTTGACGAAGGTCCGCTTCTTGCGAACTTCGACCTGCACGGTGCGCGCACGACCGGTAGAGTCGGTCGCACGGATCTCGGATGTCTGTTTGCGGGTCAGAGTGATCTTGCCCTTGGATTCGACGTCGCCATGCGCACGCCGAAGATATTCGAGCAGACGCGCCTTGTCCTGCTCGGTCAGCATATCGTTCGCACCGGTCTTCACGACACCGGCACTCTTCAACTGCTCGAGCAGCGCCGCCGCCGGCATTTTCAGTTCGCCGGCAAACTGGGTCACGCTCATTTGTTCCATTACTGCCCTCCCGTCATTCTTCGAACCAGTGGGCGCGCGCAACGGAAATCAGCGCCTTGGCTCGTTCGTCGTCGATCCCGGCCATCTCAACCAGCTCGTCGACCGCGAGGTCAGCCAGGTCGTCCCGGGTGCGAATCTCATGACTCGCCAGCGTAGCGGCAAGCGCCTTGTCCATGCCATTGAGGTTCAACAGGTCGTCAGCGACGTTTTCCAGTTTTTCCTCGGTCACAATTGCTTCAGTCAGCAACACGTTGCGCGCACGGTTGCGCAACTCATTCACAGTGTCTTCGTCGAAGGACTCGATTTCGAGCATTTCGGCGAGCGGCACATAGGCAATTTCCTCAAGCGAGGAGAAACCCTCGTCGATCAGGATATCGGCCAGCTCTTCATCCACATCAAGCTTGGCCATGAAGACCGAGCGCAAACCGCCGCGCTCTTCTTCCGACTTGGCGGCCGACTCCTGCTCGCTCATCAGATTGATGGTCCAGCCGGTCAGCTCGGACGCCAGCTTGACGTTCTGCCCGTTGCGACCGATGGAGATGGCGAGATTGTTCTCGTCCACCACCACATCCATCGCGTGCGCTTCTTCGTCAACAACGATCGAAACCACTTCGGCGGGCTGCAGCGCCGAAACCACGAACTGGGCCGGGTCGGCAGACCACACGATGATGTCGATCTGTTCGCCACCGATCTCGTTACGCACGGCGGTCACGCGCGAACCACGCAGACCGACGCAGGTGCCGATCGGATCGATACGCGGATCATTCGACTTGACGGCCACCTTCGCACGCAGACCGGGGTCACGTGCGCAGGCTTTCATCTCGAGCAGGCCGTCTTCAATCTCGGGCACTTCAAGCTCGAACAGCTTCATCAGGAATTCGGGCGCGGTGCGCGACAGGATGAGTTGCGGACCCCGCGCGCCACGATCGATCTTGAGCAGATACGCCCGGACGCGGTCACCCACGCGCAGGTTCTCGCGCGGAATGTGCTGATCACGCGGCAGCACGGCTTCCATCCGGCCCACTTCGATGATCGCATTGCCCCGCTCCATGCGTTTGATCGCACCGGAAACCAGGAATTCCTTGCGTTCAAGGAAGTCGTTCAGCACCTGCTCGCGCTCGGCATCGCGAATTTTCTGCAGAATGACCTGCTTCGCAGCCTGGGCACCGATACGGCCGAAGTCGATCGGCTCGAGCGCTTCCTCGATGTAATCACCCAGCTCGACGTCGGCCTTGACCTCGCGCGCATCGATGATGCCCATCTCGGCCTCATCGTTGGTCACGTCCTCGTCGAGCATGACCACCCAGCGACGAACCGACTCGTAATCGCCGGTATCGCGATTGATGCTGACGACAACGTCGGCATCGTCATGAACGCGCTTTTTGGTCGCGGAGGCAAGCGCCGACTCGAGCGCGGCGAACACGATGTCTTTGGCAACGTTCTTTTCACGTGCCAGCGCATCCACAAGCAGCAGAATTTCGCGGCTCATTTCAGTAAAACCTCCACATCCAGAGTCTCAGAATTTCGGAACAAGGCGTGCCTTCTCGATATCAGCATAGGGCAGGCTCAGTTCGCCCTTTTCAGTCGTGAGCAGCACCTCGCCGTCACGCACACCCTGAAGCACGCCTACAAAATTTCGTTGATTGCCGATTGGCAGGGACAGTCGCAACTGGATCTCGTGCCCGGCAAAGCGCTCGAAATCAACCAGCTTCTTGAGCGGCCGATCGAGCCCCGGGGACGACACTTCGAGCCGGTCGTAATCGATATTCTCGACTTCGAAAACCCGGGTCAGCTGGTTACTGACGGTCGCGCAATCATCCACGTTGATACCACGCTCGATATCGATGAAGACGCGAAAAAGCCGCCCCTTGGGCGACAATTCAAGGTCAACCAGCTCGTACCCGAGCCCACTGACCACTTGCTCAACCAGACTTCCCAGATCCACCCGCATACTCACGCCATCCGCGACTACAAATAAAAAATGGGCAAAAAGCCCATCCCTGTTGACCCCAACCGGAGAATCGGGCTCCCCATTATTGGGAGCACCCGATAAAGCCCGCCGAGTATAGCGCGAAAAGCCCGCGACGGGCAAACCGGCACAATTCATGCACGGCATGCCCGACGGGCTGCAAACCTGGCGGATCGATCCTTACCCAAGTGGCAGGCTGTCATGCACCTCGCAGCAGTTGTTCTCGCGCGCGAACGCTCAGGCACGCGGCGCAGTGCGCCGCAACTTGGGCGGTTGCGCCTTGCCCGGCGGCCCCTGCTTTGGCGGGGGCGGCGGCAGGCCGGCAAGCTTGCACACCTCGACCTCGGGCATTTCCATCCACATCCCGCGCTTTAGCCGTGAAGGCAGTTCGACCGGACCGTAACGCACCCGTATCAGCCGGCTCACGGTGAGTCCGATCGCCTCGAACATGCGCCGGACCTCGCGATTACGCCCCTCCGAGAGCGTCACGTGATACCAGTGATTCACCCCCTCGCCACCAGCAGCCTGCAGGGAGTTGAAGCGGGCCGGACCATCGTCGAGCACAACGCCGTCAACCAGTTGACGCGCCTGCTCTTCAGTCAGCTCGCCCAGCAGACGGACCGCGTACTGCCGGTCGATCTCATAGCGCGGGTGCATCAGCTTGTTGGCGAGATCGCCATCACTGGTAAACAGCAGCAAACCCGAGGTATTGAAGTCCAGACGCCCCACTGCGAGCCAGCGCCCCTTGCGCAGGACCGGCAGGCGCTCGAACACTGTCGGGCGCCCTTCAGGGTCGTCACGCGAAACGATCTCGCCCTCGGGCTTGTGATAGATCAGAACCCGCGGCGTGCGCTGCACGAAGCGCAGCGGAATCAGCTTGCCGTTGAGCTTGACCCGGTCACCCGGCCCGATCTTCTGCCCGAGCGCTGCGGGCAGACCATTGACCGAGATACGACCTGCAACCACGAGCTCTTCGATCTCGCGGCGCGAAGCCACGCCGGCCTGAGCCAGCACCTTCTGCAGACGCTCGGGTTCGGTGAAGGTCGCCGGACCATTCTGGGCGGGACCACGGCGGCGCTCCCGCCCCGGCCCTTCGAGGGTCATGCCTTCAGGCGTACCCAGCGCGGACTTGTGCGCGTCCGGGCGCATGGCGGGACGACGGTCCTCGTCCACGAATTCATCGGGCGCGTCGCGGCGCCCACCCTGGCGGGGCTGATGCCGTCCCTGCTCAGTCGGTTTCTTGGTCGGCGGCCGCAGCGGCCGATTGGATTTGCGTGGTGTCGACAAGATCCATGATCCTTTCGATTTCAGTGAGAGCCGGCAGCTCGGTGAGGCTGCGCAGACCCATATCATCCAGGAAACGTCGCGTGGTCGCGAACAACGCCGGCCTGCCGGGCGTGTCGCGATGACCGACAACGTCGATCCATCCCCGCGATTCCAGGGTTTTCAGTACGCCAGGGGAGACCGTGACACCGCGAATATCCTCGATGTCGCCACGGGTTACCGGCTGGCGGTAGGCAATGATTGCCAATGTTTCCATGACCGCACGCGAATAACGCGGCGGTTTTTCCTCCTTCAGGCGATCCAGGTACACCTGGAATGCAGGGCGCGTCTGAAAACGCCAGCCGCCGGCCAGTTGCACCAGCTCGACGCCGCGCTCCGACGCATCCCAGTCGTTGCGCAGCTCGTCGAGCAGACGCCGCACCAGATCCGGTCCCGGATCTTCGTCGAACAGCCCGCGCAGGACGCCCACCGTCAACGGTGCGGGCGTCGCCAGCAATGCCGTTTCGATGATGCGTTTGCACAGTTCAGGCGTTGTCGCGCGATCCATCAGCCAGTTTCACGTATATCGGCGCAAAGGCCTCGTTCTGCGTGACATCGACCAGTCGTTCCTTGACCAGTTCGAGCACCGCCAAAAAGCTCACCACCAGGCCGGCCGCACCCAGCTCCGGCTCGAACAGCGTATCGAAGACCACGAAATCGCCGCCCCCCAGCTTGCGCAGGATCGACGTCATGTGCTCGCGAACGGACAGCTGCTCGCGCCCTACCCGGTGATTCTGGGTCAGCCGGGCCTTCTTCATGATGCGCAACCAGGACAGCTGCAGATCGTGCAGGCTGACCTCGGGCAGGCGCTCGACCACCTTCTCGGCGACAAACACGCTCACCCACTCGAAATCGCGCTCGACCCGCGGCATGGCATCGAGGCGCGCCGCGGCAAGTTTGGTCTGCTCGTACTCGAGCAGCCTGCGCACCAGTTCGGCGCGCGGATCTTCTTCTTCGGCATCGTCCCGCGGCGGACGCGGCAGCAGCATGCGTGACTTGATCTCGAGCAGCATCGCTGCCATCAGGAGATAGTCTGCAGCCAGATCGAGGTTGCTGGCACGCATCGCTTCGACGTACGTCAGATACTGAACCGTCAACGGCGCCATCGGAATGTCGAGAACGTTGAGGTTGGCCTTGCGGATCAGATACAGCAGCAAATCCAGCGGCCCCTCGAACGCATCAAGGATGATCTGCAGTGCGTCGGGCGGAATATACAGGTCTTTCGGCATTTCGAGCATGGGCTCGCCGTAAAGACGTGCGATTGTCGCCACATCCTCGACCGTTTCGATCGGGACCAGTGGCAGCGGCAGCGTCGCTTCAGTCATTGCGAAGCATGCGGTTCCCGACGTCGAAACTCAGCACGATCCACTCACCCGTAGCTCAAGCCCATTGCTTCGCGCACATCCCGCATCGTCTCCTGGGCAAGCTTGCGCGCGCGCTCGCAGCCATCGGCAAGAATGTTGCGCACCAGCGACGGGTCCTCGATATAGGGACGCGCACGCTCGCGCAAACCCGCCTGTTCCTTGATCACCGCATCGACAACCGGCTGCTTGCATTCGATGCAGCCGATCCCCGCACTGCGGCAGCCATTCTGCACCCAGTCGCGGGTCGATTCGTCCGAATAGACAACATGAAACTGCCACACCGGGCACTTATCCGGATCACCCGGATCGGTGCGCCGCGCACGGGCAGGATCGGTTTGCATGGTGCGTATCTTGCGCGCCACGCTGTCGTCGTCCTCGCGCAGGAAAATCGTGTTGTTGTGAGACTTCGACATCTTCTGCCCATCGAGACCCGGTATGCGCGGGGCATCGGTCAGCAGGGCGTCCGGCTCGACCAGGATCATCTTGCCGTTGCCTTCGAGGTAACCGTAGAGACGCTCACGGTCACCGAGGCTCAGGTTCTGTGTTTCCTCGAGCAAGGCCTTGGCCTGTTCGAGTGCATCCCCTTCGCCGTCCTGCTGGAAGCGGACGCGCAATTCGGCATACATGCGGGCACGCCGGGAGCCGAGCTTGCGCACCGCATCCCTGGCCTTGTCCTCGAACCCGGGCTCGCGACCGTAAAGGTGATTGAAGCGCCGCGCCACTTCGCGCGTCATCTCGACATGCGGCACCTGGTCCTCACCCACCGGCACGGTATCGGCGCGATAGATCAGGATGTCAGCCGCCTGCAGCAGGGGATAACCGAGAAAGCCGTAAGTCCCGAGATCCTTGCCACTGAGCCTGTCCTGCTGATCCTTGTAGCTCGGCACACGCTCAAGCCAGCCCAGCGGGCACATCATCGACAGCAGCAGATGCAGCTCCGCATGCTCGGGCACGCGCGACTGGATGAACAGCGTTGCCTGCGACGGATCGACGCCGGCTGCGAGCCAGTCGATCAGCATCTCCCAAACATGGTCTTCGATCACCGCCGGGGTATCGTAGGCGGTGGTCAGTGCATGCCAGTCGGCAGCGAAGAACAGGCAGGGATGCTCCTCCTGCAGCTTGACCCAGTTCTTGAGCACTCCGTGGTAATGACCGAGATGCAGACGCCCGGTCGGGCGCATGCCGGAGAGAACGCGTTCAGCGTACATGGCAGGTCTTAGATTCCGAAAATCAGGGCGAGAAAAAAGCGGAACATGGCGAGCATGGGCCCCAGAATGGCGCCCAGCAAACCGCTAAACAGCAACAGCAGAAGAATAGGAAAACCGAAGGGCTCGATGCGCGAGAAGTGCCACGCAAGGCGACCGGGCAGCAGGCTGACTGCGATGCGCCCCCCATCGAGCGGCGGAATCGGCAGCAGGTTGAGCAACATCAGCACGCCGTTGATCTGCATGCCCGCATCCGCCATTTTCATCATCGGAATGGTGAAGGCACCCTGCGGCGAGCTGATCGCAAGCTTGAACAGCAGCGCCCAGCCGATGGCCATTGCCAGGTTGGCACCCGGCCCGGCCGCCGCGACCCACAGCATGTCTGCCTTGGGGCGCCGCAAACGGCCAAAGTCGACCGGGACCGGCTTGGCCCAGCCAAAAAGAATGCCGCCTCCGCCGAACAGAACACTCAGGCCAAGGATACCTGCGGGGACCAGCACAGTACCGACCGGATCGATGTGTCGCAGGGGATTGAGCGTGATGCGCCCGGCCCGGTCTGCCGTTGGATCGCCGAAATAGCGGGCCACATAGCCATGCGCCGCTTCGTGCAGCGTAATGGCGAGCAACACCGGCAAGGCCCAGATGGCCAGATTAGATATCAGCGATTCCATGAAAGCGGGAGCACAAAGCAGCGCATTCTAGCAGAGCCGGCCCTAGTCCTCCTCAATCCCGAAGGGGGCCAGATCGCCCCGACCTGCGCGCACCAGGGTCGGGCCGCCGCCGGTGAGGTCGATCACCGTGGTTGCCTCGGGACCGCAAAAGCCCGCTTCGATGACGAGATCGACCTGTTTTTCAAGGCGATCACGAATCTCCTCGGGGTCGGTCAGGGGCAGATCTTCGTCCGGCAGCAGAAGCGTGGACGACAGCATCGGCTCGTCCAGTTCGGCAAGCAGCGCCGAGACGACCGCATGCTCTGGAACCCTCAGACCGATCGTTTTTCGCTTTGGATGCAGCAGGCGTCGGGGCAGCTCGCGCGTACCTTCGAGAATGAACGTATAGGGCCCGGGGGTCGTCGCCTTGAGCAGGCGGTACTGGGTGTTATCCACCCTGGCGTAGGTCGAGATCTCCGACAGGTCGCGGCACAGCAGGGTGAAGTGATGACGATCGTCCACACCACGGATGCGCCGGATGCGCTCAAGCAGCGAGGCGTCGCCCGTCAGCCCGCCGAGGGCGTACGCGGAATCGGTCGGAAAAGCGACGAGCCCTCCGCCGCGAATGATCTCGGCGGCCTGACGGATCAGGCGGGCCTGGGGTTGCTCCGGATGGAGCGAGAAAAATTGAGCCATATGCCTTTCTTGTTTTCAGTCGTTCAACCCAGGCGCGACCATACGGGCGTCAGGTCTGACGGAAGCGGATTGCACCGGCCGAGGTCGACCGGGCTCTCGCTCTCGCCATGAAAGTCGGAGGCGCGGGAAGCCAGCAGGTTACGCCGCCTTGCAATGCTTGCAAAACGTCGCATCTCGTCTTCGGAGTGCGCACCGGAGACCACTTCGACCGCTTCGCCCCCCGCAGCGACGAACCGATCGAACAGCTCTTCGAGCGCGGCAGTCGACAGACGGTAGCGTGCCGGATGTGCAATGACGGCAATGCCGCCCGCCTCGCGAATCCAGCCTACGGCCTCTTCGAGACTTGCCCACTCATGCTCGACGAAACCCGGCTTGCCACGTACGAGGTAATGCTCGAACACGGTCTTGACGTCGGGCATGACGCCGCTGGCCACCAGGAAACGCGCGAAATGGGCGCGGCTGACGAGGTCGGGGTTACGCGCAAACTGCCTCGCCCCGCCCAGTGCGTCGCGGATACCGGCCTTCTCGAGCGCCTCGGAGATCCGTCTTGCGCGGGCATCGCGGCCGCTTCGCACCTGCTTCAGGCCCTCGATCAGTGCCGGGTGACGGTGATCGAAGCCGAGGCCGACGATGTGAATGGTTTCTCCCGCGAACGACACCGAGATTTCGACACCATTGACGAAGCGCAGCCCCAGCTCCCCCGCCACCCGCGCCGCTTCATCGAGTCCGCCGAGTTCGTCGTGATCGGTCAGCGCGAGCAGTTCGACACCGTTGGCTGCCGCGCGGCGCACGACCGCCTCGGGTTCAAGCCAGCCGTCGGACACCGTGGAATGGCAATGCAGGTCTGCGTTCATTGAAAAGTCTCCGGTCATGCGTGTTCAGACCGCAGGAAGGCTTCAATGATCCCGGCCACCTGCTGCGGCTGATCGTGGTGCAGGTTATGCCCCGCATCCGTGATCGTCGCTACCCGGACATCCCGCAGGCACGCCTTGGCACTCTCGTGCGACTCGTCGTTCACCCCGATCCGTTGCCGCACGCTCTGATCGTCCGGCTCCAGCCACAATACCGGCGCCGACACCCGGCGCCAGCAGGCTTCGGACTCGGCTCGACGGTAAAGCACCGGGTTCACCCGTCGGTGCGCGGGATCACCCGCCAGCCTGATGCCGCCCTGCCCGTCGTCCTCACCCAGATGACGCGCCAGCCAGACGGCCTGCTCGGCAGCCAGGCGCGGATTGTCCCGGCACAGACGTGCCGCCAGGGTATCGAAATCGGCGTAGGGCCTGAACTGAGCCGGCGACCGGAGGTCGTGCAGCCATTTTTCGTAGCGGCCAGGCGCTTCTTCGGGCGAGCGGTCCACCAGACCGAAGCCGTCCATGACCACCACCCGGCCGACCCGTGACGGCCGGATGCCGGCGTACATCAGCGCCACGTTGCCACCGAGACTGTGACCGCCGAGACGCACCTCACCATTTGGCTGCAACTGCTCGAGAATGGCGTCAAGGTCGGCAAAGTAGTCCGGAAACCAGTATGCGTCGCCGCACCACTGGCTGAGACCGAATCCGCGCCAGTCGGGTGCAATGACATGCCAGTCACCCTCAAGCGCATCGACAATGAACTGAAATGACGCCGACACATCCATCCATCCGTGAAGCAGGAACAGACGAGGCGCACCTTCCCGCCCCCACTCTCGAACGTGGTAGCGCACACCCCGGACTTCGAGGAAACGGCTTCGGCTTGATTTCATGCTGCGATGATAGCAAATGACGCCCCGCTCATCGCACGCAGGCGACGTCGCTTCGATATACTTCGCGCCATGTTCGCCCACCCATTCCGGCTTGCAGCGCTCGCCTTCGCCTATACCCTCGCCGGCTGGCTTGCGCTTCAGCTTGCCGTCCCGCCCGGCTATGCAGCCCCCTTCTATCCGGCAGCAGGCATTGCACTCACCGGCCTGCTGATTTTCGGCCACCGGCTCTGGCCCGCGATTTTTCTCGGCTCCCTGCTGGTCAACCTGAACGCGCAGATGCAGAGCGGTGGGCCAGAGTCCATCGGGTGGACGCTTGCGCTCGTGCCCTTTGGCGCCGTAATCCAGGCCGTATTCGGCGCATGGCTGGCACAGCGACTGATCGGCTTTCCGAATCCGCTGGGATCCCCGCGCCAGATCCTGCGCTTTCTCGGCGTGGTTGCGCCGGCAAGCAGTCTGATCAGCCCATCTCTGGCCATACCGCTGCTGTATGCCTCAGGCACCATTGGTGCTGACGATATTGCCTTCAGCTGGTGGAACTGGTGGATCGGCGACACCATGGGCGTCATCATCGCCGCCCCGGTGATGTTCGTGCTCTTTGGTCAGCCGGCCGAAGACTGGCGCTCGCGCAGACTTGGTGTCATCGTGCCCCTTGGCATCGCCATCGCCCTGCTTGCCTTCGCGTTTCACAATGTCCGCAACTGGGAAGCCCTGCGAGTGCAGACCCAGTTCAACCGCGATGTCGAGCACGTCGCCAGCGGAGTGCGAAAACGCCTCGAAGTGCAGATCGACATGATGCAGTCGATCGAGCGCCTGATGGTCGTCAGTGAAGAGGTCACCCGTGCCGAGTTTCATGATTTCGTCACCCCATGGCTCAAGCGCTACCCCGGGACACAGAACTTCGGCTGGAATCCGCTCGTCCGCCATGCCGAAAGAATGCGCTTCGAGCAGTCAGTCCGGAACACGGGCCAGCGTGACTTCCGGATTCTCGGACGTGACGCCGAAGGGCGCACCTTTCCTGCGCTGAAAGCCGAGGAGTACTTCCCGATTACCTTTGTCGAACCGCTGGCCGCCAACCTGAGCGCGCTCGGTCTCGACCCGGCGTCCCTGCCGACGACCGCCAGAGCGATTGATGCGTCGCGCCGCACCGGAATGCCGGTTGCCTCGGAGGCGATCCGCCTGGTGCAGGAGGAACAGGTTCAGCGCGGCGTTGTCGTCTATCTCGCGGCATTTGGAAAAACGACGGGCCCTGATCAGCCACGGCCACTGCTAGGGGTCGTTTCCGGCGCCTTCCGCATGGACGACTCAATGACCACGGCGCGAGAGCTGGCAAAACGCACGGGTATCGAACTGTGCCTGATCGATGCCGACGGCAGCCCCGACAATCGCCGCCTCTCCGGCGCGGCCGGTTGCGAAACCGACGCCTGGCTCCACAAGGGGGTGCGCCGCGCACTGCCCATCCTGTTTGCTGGGCGCAACTGGGAGCTGCGCCTGAGCGCGACGCCCGAGTACATCGCCGGAATGCGCAGTTGGGCCGCGTGGAGCACCGTTGCCGTGGGGCTGCTCGCGATCGGCATGCTGGGCGCCTTTCTGCTGATCACGACGGGAAACACCCGGCGCATTGCGCGCCTGGTCGATCGGCGCACCGAAGAACTTAAAACCGCAAGCGACAGCCTTCGCGCCCAGCAGGACGCACTCGCCGAAGCACAGCGCATCGCCCGGCTGGGTAGCTGGGAGGTCGGCAGCGACGGCAGAACCCTGCAGGTTTCGGGAGAGCTCCATCAGGTCCTGAACTGCGACGCGGCAACGCTTCGCACGCTCACCGACCTCGTTGCCTGCGTCGAGGAGTCCGACCGCGAACGACTGCAGGCCGCAATCGCCCGGGCGACCGAAACAGCCGGGCGGGTCACGCTCGACTGCGACCTTGGCGCATCACCGGGTCATGTACTCCAGTTCCAGATCGAAAGCACCCCGGAAGCCGACAGCCGGCACCACCTGAGAGGCACTGTCCAGGACGTCAGTGCCGAGCGAGAGGCAGAAGCCCATATTCAATACCTCGCTCATTTCGACCCACTCACCGGGCTACCGAATCGCAGCGCCTGGATGAATCAGGCGCAAACGGCGCTGATCTCGGCACACCGCAACGGCGACCTCCTGGGCATCCTGTTCCTCGACCTCGACAACTTCAAGACCGTCAATGACTCGCTCGGCCACCCCGTCGGCGACCGGCTGCTGGCAGCCGTTGCGCGGCGCCTGGCCGGGTGCCTGCGCGAAGAGGACATTCTTGCCCGCCTTGGTGGTGACGAGTTCGTCGCCCTGCTGCCACGCCTGCCTCACTCGGACGATGCCGCACAGGTCGCGCGCAAGCTGATTGAAGTGCTCGCAGCCCCGATTCACATCGACGATCACGAACTGTCCACATCGGTCAGCATCGGCATCGCCCTCTCCCCGGCCGACGGCGAGGACGTAGACACCCTGCTCAAGCATGCGGATACGGCGATGTACGGCGCCAAGGCCGCGGGCCGCAATCAATACGAGTTCTTTGTGCCCGACATGAACGCGCGCGCGTTCGAGCGGCTCATGCTGGAGAACGCGTTGCGGCGGGGTATCGAGCGCAATGAGCTGGTGCTGCACTATCAGCCGCAGATCGAAGCCCGCAGTGGGCAGGTCAACGGATGTGAGGCGCTGGTGCGCTGGAACCATCCCGATCTCGGCCTGGTGCCGCCGCTGCAGTTCATCCCCGTTGCGGAAGACTCCGGCCTGATCGGGCCGCTTGGTGAATGGGTGCTGCGCGAGGCCTGCCGCCAGCAGGCGCAATGGCAAAACAGCTCGATGAGCGAGCTGCGGATGGCGATCAACATATCCGCCCTTCAGTTCCTCAAGCCCGACTTCGTCGATACGGTGAAACGCGCGCTTGCCGACACCGGCGCAAATCCGCAGCGGATCGAACTCGAGATTACCGAAAGCGCGCTGATGCAGCCGGGTACAGCACTGACCGGACGGCTGCTGCAGTTGCGCGACATGGGGCTGACGCTGGCGCTGGACGATTTCGGCACCGGCTACTCCTGCCTGGCCTATCTGAAGCGCCTGCCGATCCGGCGCCTGAAGATCGACCATTCCTTCGTCAGGGACCTGCCCGGCGACCAGGAAGACGCCGCGGTGACCTCTGCCACACTGTCGCTGGCGCGTGACCTCGGCCTCGAAGTGGTTGCCGAAGGCGTCGAAACCGTCGAGCAGCGTGACTACCTGCTTGCCCGCGGTTGCCATTCACTGCAGGGCTTCATGTATTCCAGGCCGCTCACCATCGCGGACTTCGAAGCCTGGACCGAAGCCAGACGGCAGCCGGCCTGAACGAAAAAATGCCCGCGCCGGCAAACCGGGCGGGCACTTCGGCATGGGGTTCAGGCGGACACGATCGCGCGTCCGCCCTGCTCCATCCTACTGCATGCGCGAGAACACGATCTGTCCGTTCTCGATGTCTGCCCGGATGCGGTCCTCTGCACCGAACTGACCTTCGAGAATGGCCCTCGCCAGCGGATTCTCGATCCGCTCCTGAATCGCCCGCTTCAGCGGACGCGCGCCAAACACCGGATCGAAGCCCGCCGAGGCAATGTCGGCCAGTGCCGCATCGCTGACCTCGAGCTTCATCTCCAGACGCGCCAGACGCTTCTCGAGATACTGCAGCTGGATCTTCGCAATGCCGGCGATGTTCTTCTCGTCGAGCGAGTGGAACACGACGACCTCGTCGATCCGGTTGATGAACTCGGGGCGGAAGAAGGTCTTCACCTCGGCCATCACCGCCAGCTTGACCACACCGTAGTCGCTGCCCGCCATCTGCTGGATCATCTGGCTGCCGAGGTTGGACGTCATCACGATCACCGTGTTCTTGAAGTCCACCGTGCGCCCCTGCCCATCGGTCATGCGGCCGTCGTCGAGCACCTGCAGCAGCACGTTGAACACGTCCGGATGCGCCTTCTCGACCTCATCGAACAGGATCACGCTATAGGGCTTGCGCCGCACCTGCTCGGTCAGATAGCCGCCTTCCTCGTAGCCAACGTATCCCGGCGGGGCACCGATCAGACGCGCCACCGAGTGCTTCTCCATGAATTCGCTCATGTCGATGCGGACCAGATGCTCCTCGGAATCAAACAGGAACTCGGCCAGCGACTTGCACAGCTCGGTCTTGCCCACCCCGGTCGGGCCAAGGAACAGGAAGGAGCCATAGGGCCGGTTCTCATCCGACAGACCGGCGCGGGAACGACGGATCGCATCCGAAACCAGATGCACCGCCTCGTCCTGCCCCACCACCCGGGCGTGAAGACGCTCTTCCATCTTGAGCAGCTTCTCGCGCTCGCCCTG
This genomic interval from Parazoarcus communis contains the following:
- a CDS encoding site-2 protease family protein, whose product is MESLISNLAIWALPVLLAITLHEAAHGYVARYFGDPTADRAGRITLNPLRHIDPVGTVLVPAGILGLSVLFGGGGILFGWAKPVPVDFGRLRRPKADMLWVAAAGPGANLAMAIGWALLFKLAISSPQGAFTIPMMKMADAGMQINGVLMLLNLLPIPPLDGGRIAVSLLPGRLAWHFSRIEPFGFPILLLLLFSGLLGAILGPMLAMFRFFLALIFGI
- a CDS encoding L-threonylcarbamoyladenylate synthase, which translates into the protein MAQFFSLHPEQPQARLIRQAAEIIRGGGLVAFPTDSAYALGGLTGDASLLERIRRIRGVDDRHHFTLLCRDLSEISTYARVDNTQYRLLKATTPGPYTFILEGTRELPRRLLHPKRKTIGLRVPEHAVVSALLAELDEPMLSSTLLLPDEDLPLTDPEEIRDRLEKQVDLVIEAGFCGPEATTVIDLTGGGPTLVRAGRGDLAPFGIEED
- a CDS encoding 3',5'-nucleoside bisphosphate phosphatase; its protein translation is MNADLHCHSTVSDGWLEPEAVVRRAAANGVELLALTDHDELGGLDEAARVAGELGLRFVNGVEISVSFAGETIHIVGLGFDHRHPALIEGLKQVRSGRDARARRISEALEKAGIRDALGGARQFARNPDLVSRAHFARFLVASGVMPDVKTVFEHYLVRGKPGFVEHEWASLEEAVGWIREAGGIAVIAHPARYRLSTAALEELFDRFVAAGGEAVEVVSGAHSEDEMRRFASIARRRNLLASRASDFHGESESPVDLGRCNPLPSDLTPVWSRLG
- a CDS encoding alpha/beta fold hydrolase, which codes for MKSSRSRFLEVRGVRYHVREWGREGAPRLFLLHGWMDVSASFQFIVDALEGDWHVIAPDWRGFGLSQWCGDAYWFPDYFADLDAILEQLQPNGEVRLGGHSLGGNVALMYAGIRPSRVGRVVVMDGFGLVDRSPEEAPGRYEKWLHDLRSPAQFRPYADFDTLAARLCRDNPRLAAEQAVWLARHLGEDDGQGGIRLAGDPAHRRVNPVLYRRAESEACWRRVSAPVLWLEPDDQSVRQRIGVNDESHESAKACLRDVRVATITDAGHNLHHDQPQQVAGIIEAFLRSEHA
- a CDS encoding EAL domain-containing protein, with the translated sequence MFAHPFRLAALAFAYTLAGWLALQLAVPPGYAAPFYPAAGIALTGLLIFGHRLWPAIFLGSLLVNLNAQMQSGGPESIGWTLALVPFGAVIQAVFGAWLAQRLIGFPNPLGSPRQILRFLGVVAPASSLISPSLAIPLLYASGTIGADDIAFSWWNWWIGDTMGVIIAAPVMFVLFGQPAEDWRSRRLGVIVPLGIAIALLAFAFHNVRNWEALRVQTQFNRDVEHVASGVRKRLEVQIDMMQSIERLMVVSEEVTRAEFHDFVTPWLKRYPGTQNFGWNPLVRHAERMRFEQSVRNTGQRDFRILGRDAEGRTFPALKAEEYFPITFVEPLAANLSALGLDPASLPTTARAIDASRRTGMPVASEAIRLVQEEQVQRGVVVYLAAFGKTTGPDQPRPLLGVVSGAFRMDDSMTTARELAKRTGIELCLIDADGSPDNRRLSGAAGCETDAWLHKGVRRALPILFAGRNWELRLSATPEYIAGMRSWAAWSTVAVGLLAIGMLGAFLLITTGNTRRIARLVDRRTEELKTASDSLRAQQDALAEAQRIARLGSWEVGSDGRTLQVSGELHQVLNCDAATLRTLTDLVACVEESDRERLQAAIARATETAGRVTLDCDLGASPGHVLQFQIESTPEADSRHHLRGTVQDVSAEREAEAHIQYLAHFDPLTGLPNRSAWMNQAQTALISAHRNGDLLGILFLDLDNFKTVNDSLGHPVGDRLLAAVARRLAGCLREEDILARLGGDEFVALLPRLPHSDDAAQVARKLIEVLAAPIHIDDHELSTSVSIGIALSPADGEDVDTLLKHADTAMYGAKAAGRNQYEFFVPDMNARAFERLMLENALRRGIERNELVLHYQPQIEARSGQVNGCEALVRWNHPDLGLVPPLQFIPVAEDSGLIGPLGEWVLREACRQQAQWQNSSMSELRMAINISALQFLKPDFVDTVKRALADTGANPQRIELEITESALMQPGTALTGRLLQLRDMGLTLALDDFGTGYSCLAYLKRLPIRRLKIDHSFVRDLPGDQEDAAVTSATLSLARDLGLEVVAEGVETVEQRDYLLARGCHSLQGFMYSRPLTIADFEAWTEARRQPA